One part of the Mya arenaria isolate MELC-2E11 chromosome 3, ASM2691426v1 genome encodes these proteins:
- the LOC128228629 gene encoding uncharacterized protein LOC128228629 has translation MSYLGIGRAEIKRKCWKLLLALICSLSFTYIAYNTTTVEQPQTSNLLPTRHVYEYGSESAGACNRNIIFYEQEFVVLKYAIHIKKDVFSITCKDTPPQYAFKYQWDNTKPLQEWLQKLQTATSVFQTGAIYPVNDIPTFVFKRIEAHNLYHTMCEWMNVFYISKRLQLSPSNVDILFIDERPGNMLDPVWSTLFRTVTKADNEQELPVFGTLIWSMIGYISPLNNHALNDVPYLQEFRDFFLDSFRLKTKTKLNCKQLQITVILRRDYMTHPERQAIFGGRVHRKFKNEGDIVLTLKNNFPEANIAAIRLEDLTMLEQLSLITNTDILVGMHGAGLSHVLFLPDHALVIELFPLSFHSDTYIHFRTFARWRNLKYLCWQNTNQENEFEDFYTKIPKNIVDVLSTKANALLCGNM, from the exons atgtcG TATCTTGGAATAGGAAGAGcggaaataaaacgaaaatgcTGGAAGCTGCTGCTGGCCTTAATCTGTTCACTGAGTTTCACATATATCGCATACAATACAACAACAGTAGAACAACCACAAACAAGCAACCTTTTGCCTACAAGACATGTTTATGAATATGGATCAGAGTCTGCTGGCGCATGTAATAGGAATATTATCTTTTATGAACAAgagtttgttgttttaaagtatGCAATACATATTAAAAAGGACGTGTTTTCAATAACATGTAAAGACACACCACCTCAGTATGCGTTTAAATACCAATGGGACAACACGAAACCCCTGCAAGAATGGCTTCAAAAGCTACAAACTGCTACAAGTGTTTTTCAGACGGGAGCCATTTATCCGGTCAACGACATCCCGACCTTTGTCTTTAAACGCATTGAAGCACATAACCTCTACCACACAATGTGTGAATGgatgaatgtattttatatctCTAAACGACTACAATTAAGTCCATCGAATGTTGACATTTTATTCATTGATGAAAGACCGGGAAATATGTTGGACCCTGTTTGGAGTACACTGTTTAGAACAGTAACAAAGGCCGATAATGAGCAGGAACTTCCTGTTTTTGGAACGTTGATATGGAGTATGATTGGGTACATCAGTCCTTTGAATAATCATGCTTTGAACGATGTTCCATACCTTCAAGAGTTCAGAGATTTTTTCCTAGACTCCTTTAGGTTAAAGActaaaactaaactaaactgCAAACAGTTACAAATAACAGTGATACTTCGGAGAGATTATATGACGCATCCTGAAAGGCAAGCAATTTTCGGAGGTCGAGTTcatagaaaatttaaaaacgAGGGCGATATAGTATtaacattgaaaaacaatttcCCGGAAGCAAATATAGCAGCTATAAGGTTGGAAGACCTTACCATGCTAGAGCAGTTATCTCTTATTACAAATACTGATATTTTAGTAGGAATGCATGGGGCCGGATTAAGTCACGTGCTATTTTTACCAGACCACGCTCTTGTTATAGAATTGTTTCCACTTTCTTTTCACTCagatacatatattcattttcgaACATTTGCAAGATGgcgtaatttaaaatatttgtgttgGCAGAACACGAACCAGGAAAACGAATTTGAagatttttatacaaaaataccaAAGAACATAGTTGATGTGCTATCTACTAAAGCAAATGCTTTATTATGTGGAAATATGTAA